Proteins encoded by one window of Deinococcus ruber:
- a CDS encoding winged helix-turn-helix domain-containing protein produces MSLPGGFTLQFLRREVTDPAGAALPLTPREFGLLEGFALQPERASSREELISRIWAGQPEVDSRVVDVYVGNLRRKLGEGVIVTVRGYGYRLGERGA; encoded by the coding sequence GTGTCGCTTCCTGGCGGCTTCACCCTCCAGTTCCTCCGGCGGGAAGTCACCGATCCGGCAGGAGCTGCCCTGCCGCTGACGCCGAGGGAATTCGGACTGCTGGAAGGCTTCGCGCTGCAGCCTGAGCGGGCCTCTTCGCGTGAAGAGCTGATCTCGCGCATCTGGGCTGGGCAGCCGGAGGTCGACAGCCGCGTGGTGGATGTGTATGTCGGCAATCTGCGCCGCAAACTCGGGGAAGGCGTGATCGTGACGGTGCGCGGGTACGGCTACCGGCTCGGCGAGAGAGGCGCTTGA